Proteins from a single region of Halorubrum sp. 2020YC2:
- a CDS encoding DNA polymerase IV codes for MSGGTPGAGETLPGAGGGDDDAPDRVVCHVDMDCFYASCERLRRPELAGEPVVVGMGYEPGESIGAVATASYEARAFGVESAMPISKALELLPRRADADPDDPDAPDPGETGRYVPVDLDFYEDVAGEVKAVLRDCADTRREVSIDEAYLDVTDRTAWTAAGDGDDPSPSTAAGPASARTLAEGYARHVKQRIEREAGVPASVGVAPNMSAAKVASDADKPDGLVVVPPGTVAEFLAPLPTADVHGVGPVTEDTLAELGIETAGDLAAADRDRLAAELGERGPELSRRAAGDDDREVTPTGLPKSLSRESALPTTADEATKRETVSALAADVARRARERGCLYRTIGIKAVEPPFDVNTRARSLPGPVDDPDLVEEVALDLLGEFDEARVRKLGVRVSKLDFAETDQATLGGFEPGEGNGSEREGAADRPPGPEGRRTATDGDGGKLTDWVDGEPTAEGDAPGGDAERRTGDGQASLGDWS; via the coding sequence ATGAGCGGCGGGACGCCCGGTGCCGGGGAGACGCTCCCCGGCGCCGGCGGCGGGGACGACGACGCGCCCGACCGCGTCGTCTGTCACGTCGATATGGACTGCTTTTACGCCTCCTGCGAGCGGCTGCGCCGCCCCGAACTCGCGGGCGAGCCCGTCGTGGTCGGGATGGGGTACGAGCCGGGCGAGTCGATCGGCGCGGTCGCGACGGCGAGCTACGAGGCCCGCGCGTTCGGCGTCGAGAGCGCGATGCCCATCTCGAAGGCGTTAGAGCTGCTCCCCCGCCGCGCCGACGCCGACCCCGACGACCCGGACGCGCCGGACCCGGGGGAGACCGGGCGGTACGTCCCGGTCGACCTCGACTTCTACGAGGACGTGGCCGGCGAGGTGAAGGCGGTGCTGCGCGACTGCGCCGACACCCGCCGCGAGGTGAGCATCGACGAGGCGTACCTCGACGTCACCGACCGGACCGCGTGGACGGCCGCGGGCGACGGCGACGACCCCTCGCCCAGCACCGCCGCCGGGCCCGCGTCGGCGCGGACGCTCGCGGAGGGGTACGCCCGCCACGTCAAACAGCGCATCGAGCGCGAGGCCGGGGTGCCGGCGAGCGTCGGCGTCGCGCCGAACATGTCGGCCGCGAAGGTCGCCAGCGACGCCGACAAGCCCGACGGGCTGGTCGTCGTGCCGCCGGGGACGGTCGCGGAGTTCCTCGCGCCGCTGCCGACCGCCGACGTCCACGGCGTCGGCCCGGTGACCGAGGACACGCTGGCGGAGCTGGGGATCGAGACGGCCGGCGACCTGGCCGCCGCCGACCGCGACCGCCTCGCCGCGGAGCTTGGCGAGCGCGGCCCGGAGCTGTCCAGACGCGCCGCGGGCGACGACGACCGCGAGGTGACGCCGACCGGCCTCCCGAAGAGCCTCTCGCGCGAGTCGGCGCTGCCGACGACCGCCGACGAGGCGACGAAGCGGGAGACGGTGTCGGCGCTCGCCGCCGACGTGGCCCGCCGCGCCCGCGAGCGGGGCTGCCTCTACCGCACGATCGGGATCAAGGCGGTCGAGCCGCCGTTCGACGTCAACACTCGCGCCCGGAGCCTCCCCGGTCCCGTCGACGACCCGGACCTCGTCGAGGAGGTGGCGCTCGACCTGCTGGGGGAGTTCGACGAGGCCCGGGTCCGGAAGCTCGGCGTGCGCGTCTCCAAGCTCGACTTCGCGGAGACCGACCAGGCGACGCTCGGCGGCTTCGAACCGGGCGAGGGGAACGGGAGCGAGCGCGAGGGCGCGGCCGATCGGCCCCCCGGGCCGGAGGGGCGGAGGACTGCCACCGACGGCGACGGCGGGAAGCTCACCGACTGGGTCGACGGGGAGCCGACCGCGGAGGGCGACGCGCCGGGGGGCGACGCCGAGCGCCGGACCGGCGACGGACAGGCGTCGCTTGGCGACTGGTCGTGA
- a CDS encoding PAS domain S-box protein translates to MPASIDVLHVDDDPSVLDLTEAYFEQEIDSVAVTSVTDPETALDRLDEESFDCVVSDYDMPPMDGLEFFDALRERDHRLPFVLYTGKGSEEIASQALNAGVTGYFQKGGPEQLRRLANRVDQAVEEYRTKEIADRYSTVIEALGYPVYVVDETGVFRFVNEPFAELTGYDREEIIGSKPEIIKCEEAVHESEDRLGTILSSSGPEVQRFRVDIDPKAGDPIPCRDHMAALPYEGECFDGSVGILRDISDEVERRQELGTKTRALEEAPVGITITDPTQPDNPMVYVNDRFVEMTGYDREESIGVNCRFLQGPDTEEESVRELREAVDADEPTSVELLNYRKDGTEFWSRVSIAPISDADGTVTHWVGFQEDITEFKDREAALERQNDRLDSFASIVSHDLRNPLNVAQGRVQLAREASGDAENLDAALVALERMESIVERTLALAREGETVGDPEHVALAAVVDDSWSTVDTADATLSVETDREVLADPDRLRNLFENLIRNAVDHAGEAVSIRVGDLPDGFFVEDDGPGIDPAVADSLFQPGESGAAGNTGFGLAIVQEIATAHGWTVEATTGEGGGARFEVRGVDKRTPAAP, encoded by the coding sequence ATGCCCGCATCGATCGACGTGTTACACGTCGACGACGACCCGTCAGTCCTCGATCTCACGGAGGCGTACTTCGAGCAAGAGATCGACTCGGTGGCGGTGACGAGCGTCACCGATCCGGAGACGGCGCTGGACCGGCTCGACGAGGAGTCGTTCGACTGCGTCGTCAGCGACTACGACATGCCGCCGATGGACGGACTGGAGTTCTTCGACGCCCTGCGCGAGCGCGACCACCGGCTCCCCTTCGTGCTGTACACCGGGAAGGGGTCCGAGGAGATCGCGAGCCAGGCGCTCAACGCCGGCGTCACCGGCTACTTCCAGAAGGGCGGGCCCGAACAGCTCCGCCGCCTCGCGAACCGCGTCGACCAGGCCGTCGAGGAGTACCGGACCAAGGAGATCGCCGACCGCTACTCGACGGTCATCGAGGCGCTCGGCTACCCCGTCTACGTCGTCGACGAGACCGGCGTCTTCCGGTTCGTCAACGAGCCGTTCGCCGAGTTGACCGGCTACGACCGCGAGGAGATCATCGGAAGCAAACCCGAGATAATAAAATGCGAGGAGGCGGTCCACGAGTCGGAGGACCGCCTCGGGACGATCCTCTCGAGCTCCGGACCGGAGGTCCAGCGGTTCCGCGTCGACATCGACCCGAAAGCGGGCGACCCGATCCCCTGCCGGGACCACATGGCGGCCCTGCCGTATGAGGGCGAGTGCTTCGACGGGAGCGTCGGCATCCTGCGCGACATTTCCGACGAGGTGGAGCGGCGTCAAGAGCTGGGAACGAAGACTCGGGCGCTCGAGGAGGCCCCCGTCGGGATCACCATCACGGACCCCACGCAGCCGGACAACCCGATGGTGTACGTCAACGACCGGTTCGTCGAGATGACGGGCTACGACCGCGAGGAGTCGATCGGCGTCAACTGCCGGTTCCTTCAGGGGCCGGACACCGAGGAGGAGTCGGTCCGGGAGCTCCGCGAGGCGGTCGACGCCGACGAGCCGACGAGCGTCGAACTGCTGAACTACCGGAAGGACGGGACGGAGTTCTGGAGCCGGGTGAGCATCGCCCCGATAAGCGACGCCGACGGGACCGTCACGCACTGGGTCGGCTTCCAAGAGGACATCACGGAGTTCAAAGACCGGGAGGCCGCCCTCGAACGGCAGAACGACCGGCTCGACTCCTTCGCCAGCATCGTCTCGCACGACCTCCGGAACCCGCTGAACGTCGCGCAGGGGCGCGTCCAGCTGGCGCGCGAGGCGTCCGGCGACGCGGAGAACTTAGACGCCGCCCTCGTCGCGCTCGAACGGATGGAGTCGATAGTCGAGCGCACCCTCGCGCTCGCCCGGGAGGGGGAGACCGTCGGGGACCCGGAACACGTCGCGCTCGCGGCGGTGGTCGACGACAGCTGGTCGACCGTCGACACCGCGGACGCGACCCTCTCGGTCGAGACCGACCGGGAGGTGCTCGCGGACCCGGACCGCCTCCGGAACCTCTTCGAGAACCTGATTCGCAACGCGGTCGACCACGCGGGCGAGGCCGTCTCGATCCGCGTCGGCGACCTTCCGGACGGGTTCTTCGTCGAGGACGACGGGCCGGGGATCGACCCCGCGGTCGCGGACTCGCTCTTCCAGCCCGGCGAGAGCGGGGCCGCGGGCAACACCGGGTTCGGACTCGCGATCGTCCAGGAGATCGCCACCGCGCACGGCTGGACCGTCGAGGCGACGACGGGCGAGGGCGGCGGCGCGCGGTTCGAGGTTCGCGGCGTCGACAAGCGGACGCCGGCGGCGCCCTGA
- a CDS encoding MFS transporter — protein sequence MGLLSGVTDTDRRVIVLALARMVGAAGNSFLIVVLPLYITSDLVDIEGLLGTEVGVGAAAVTLTEPLLIGVVLSLFGFLNSLSQPFTGRLSDRVGARRPFVLAGILLLGTASGLYTIATSYPALVALRAIQGLGAALIIPATVALVNEYAASDADRGGNFGVYNTFRLIGFGFGPIVAGAVVEAGPYDLSPVGLPVLDGFDAAFVAACAGAYLSFALVFLLVRDADVEAEAGDDVSIRVRGEDRLLDPVFTLGLATVAMGACIALFATLQTQVNVRLDQAPIWFGAQFAAVTIANVIFQVPVGRASDRIGRRPFLLAGFVLLVPTTFLQGVVTEPALMMLVRLGQGVAVACVFAPSLALAGDLAREGESGTTLSVLTMGFGFGVALGPLASGWLYGFGFVVPFAVGAAAAAVALVAVFTQVEETLNVDDEPAAAAGAD from the coding sequence ATGGGACTGCTTTCCGGCGTCACCGACACCGACCGGCGCGTGATCGTGTTGGCGCTCGCGCGGATGGTCGGCGCCGCCGGGAACTCCTTTCTCATCGTCGTCCTCCCGCTGTACATCACCAGCGACCTCGTCGACATCGAGGGGCTGCTCGGGACCGAGGTCGGCGTCGGCGCGGCCGCGGTCACGCTGACCGAGCCGCTGCTCATCGGGGTCGTGCTCTCGCTTTTCGGCTTCCTCAACAGTCTCTCGCAGCCGTTCACGGGCAGGCTCTCCGACCGCGTCGGCGCGCGGCGCCCCTTCGTGCTCGCCGGAATCCTCCTCCTCGGGACCGCGAGCGGGCTGTACACGATCGCGACGAGCTACCCGGCGCTGGTCGCGCTGCGCGCGATACAGGGGCTCGGCGCGGCGCTCATCATCCCCGCGACGGTCGCCTTAGTGAACGAGTACGCCGCGAGCGACGCTGACCGCGGGGGCAACTTCGGGGTGTACAACACGTTCCGACTCATCGGGTTCGGCTTCGGACCGATCGTCGCGGGCGCGGTCGTCGAGGCGGGGCCGTACGACCTGTCGCCCGTCGGACTCCCGGTCCTCGACGGGTTCGACGCCGCCTTCGTCGCGGCCTGCGCGGGGGCGTACCTCAGCTTCGCCCTCGTCTTCCTGCTCGTCCGCGACGCCGACGTCGAGGCCGAGGCGGGCGACGACGTCTCGATCCGGGTCCGCGGCGAGGACCGCCTGCTTGACCCGGTGTTCACGCTGGGACTCGCCACCGTCGCCATGGGCGCGTGCATCGCGCTGTTCGCGACGCTTCAGACTCAGGTGAACGTCCGGCTCGACCAGGCCCCGATCTGGTTCGGCGCGCAGTTCGCGGCCGTGACGATCGCCAACGTGATATTTCAGGTCCCGGTGGGCCGCGCCAGCGACCGGATCGGTCGCCGGCCCTTCCTCCTCGCCGGCTTCGTCCTCCTCGTGCCGACGACCTTCCTTCAGGGGGTGGTGACGGAGCCGGCGCTGATGATGCTCGTCCGGCTGGGGCAGGGGGTCGCGGTCGCGTGCGTGTTCGCGCCGTCGCTCGCGCTCGCCGGCGACCTCGCGCGGGAGGGCGAGTCGGGGACCACCCTCTCCGTGCTCACGATGGGATTCGGCTTCGGCGTCGCCTTGGGGCCGCTGGCGTCCGGCTGGCTCTACGGCTTCGGCTTCGTCGTCCCCTTCGCGGTCGGGGCCGCGGCCGCCGCGGTCGCCCTCGTCGCGGTGTTCACGCAGGTCGAGGAGACGCTGAACGTCGACGACGAGCCGGCGGCTGCGGCGGGCGCGGACTGA
- a CDS encoding adenylate kinase, whose protein sequence is MSVTLISGVTGVGLTSICQRVRRQLDEEYLLLNFGDVMLEQAMAREIAVDREGLSSLSQRETLRLQRRAAEYVADRSETNDIILSTHLAVKTDAGYIHGLPEGVLRDVAPSTFVLVEADPSTVIERRSESGRSSTSATEREIEFEQDLNRTAALEYARERNAPVQFVENEGSVTEAVEQVVETVAATE, encoded by the coding sequence ATGTCCGTGACGCTGATCTCCGGCGTCACCGGGGTCGGGCTCACGAGCATCTGTCAGCGGGTGCGTCGGCAGCTCGACGAGGAGTACCTGCTGCTCAACTTCGGGGACGTGATGCTCGAACAGGCGATGGCGCGCGAAATCGCCGTGGACCGGGAGGGGCTGTCGTCGCTGTCCCAGAGGGAGACGCTACGGTTACAGCGGCGGGCTGCCGAGTACGTCGCCGACCGGTCCGAGACGAACGACATCATCCTCTCGACGCACCTGGCTGTCAAGACGGACGCCGGCTACATCCACGGGCTCCCGGAGGGCGTGCTCCGCGACGTCGCGCCGTCCACGTTCGTCCTCGTCGAGGCCGACCCGTCCACGGTCATTGAGCGGCGGAGCGAGAGCGGCCGCAGCTCGACGTCGGCCACGGAACGAGAGATCGAGTTCGAGCAGGACCTCAACCGGACGGCGGCACTCGAGTACGCCCGCGAGCGGAACGCCCCGGTCCAGTTCGTCGAGAACGAGGGGAGCGTGACGGAGGCCGTCGAGCAGGTGGTCGAGACCGTGGCGGCGACGGAGTAG
- a CDS encoding zinc ribbon domain-containing protein — protein MPSDRLRCVECREPIPADARICPHCRTIQPSPLLDVGVVVAGVFALLFGVVLAVMTVGTSRLLGFLLLVVGFGLAVGGYTRYIDRQAASRSR, from the coding sequence GTGCCGAGCGACCGCCTCCGCTGCGTCGAGTGCCGCGAGCCGATCCCCGCCGACGCGCGGATCTGTCCGCACTGCCGGACCATCCAACCCTCGCCGCTGCTGGACGTCGGCGTCGTCGTCGCCGGCGTGTTCGCGCTGCTCTTCGGCGTCGTCCTGGCGGTGATGACCGTCGGGACCAGCCGCCTCCTCGGGTTCCTCCTGCTCGTCGTCGGCTTCGGCCTCGCCGTCGGCGGCTACACGCGGTACATCGACCGGCAGGCGGCGAGCCGCTCGCGGTGA
- a CDS encoding phosphate ABC transporter permease, protein MLTPLNGGLVLAGLLLAFVGAAVSVYAVTLTGLLVGAGAGYLFAPNVVGLVAVDGAVLTAGAVALGGLLGGFIAYAGLSFAVLGIGGVVGGFAGRFAVGPLYAADAAGIEGTALLVGATLAGVAVGALFGFVLTRTTLVVASALIGAAFASRSLTPASFETAAAETTVEPLLFDLSAPAFLAVFALGTLSQLGLFKFGYVTRLVGLLPGARRWTADDDRDGDADAA, encoded by the coding sequence ATGCTCACCCCACTCAACGGCGGCTTGGTCCTCGCGGGGCTGCTGCTCGCGTTCGTCGGCGCGGCGGTCTCCGTCTACGCGGTGACGCTGACCGGGCTGCTCGTCGGCGCCGGCGCCGGCTACCTCTTCGCGCCGAACGTCGTCGGTCTGGTCGCGGTCGACGGGGCCGTCCTCACCGCCGGGGCGGTCGCGCTCGGCGGCCTCCTCGGCGGGTTCATCGCGTACGCCGGCCTCTCGTTCGCCGTGCTGGGAATCGGCGGCGTCGTCGGCGGATTTGCCGGTCGGTTCGCCGTTGGCCCGCTGTACGCGGCGGACGCGGCGGGAATCGAGGGGACGGCGCTGCTCGTCGGCGCGACGCTCGCGGGCGTCGCGGTCGGCGCGCTGTTCGGGTTCGTCCTCACGCGGACGACGCTCGTGGTCGCGTCCGCGCTCATCGGCGCGGCGTTCGCCTCCCGGTCGCTCACGCCGGCGAGCTTCGAGACCGCCGCCGCGGAGACGACGGTCGAGCCGCTCCTCTTCGACCTGTCCGCGCCCGCGTTCCTCGCCGTGTTCGCCCTCGGGACGCTCTCGCAGCTCGGCCTGTTCAAGTTCGGCTACGTGACGCGGCTGGTCGGGCTGCTGCCGGGCGCGCGTCGGTGGACGGCCGACGACGACCGCGACGGCGACGCGGACGCGGCCTAA
- a CDS encoding 3-hydroxyacyl-CoA dehydrogenase NAD-binding domain-containing protein — protein sequence MRELSAVDVVGVVGAGTMGNGIAQVAATAGYDVVMRDVEPEYVERGLDSVEDSLDRLAGKDALDEEPAAIRDRIAGTTDLDDLAAADVVVEAVIEDLDVKRDVFDDLDRVTDDDAVLATNTSTLSITSVASATDRASDVVGLHFMNPVPIMDGVEVVVGERTDPAVVDFAHAFAADLGKETWEADDKPGFVTNRILMPWINEGIRAYDEGVAEKADVDRGMKLGTNVPMGPLELADHIGLDVALDASETLHEELGDRYKPAYLLKRKVEAGDLGKKTGRGFYEYE from the coding sequence ATGCGAGAACTCTCCGCGGTCGACGTCGTCGGCGTCGTCGGCGCCGGGACGATGGGCAACGGCATCGCGCAGGTCGCGGCGACGGCGGGCTACGACGTGGTGATGCGCGACGTCGAGCCCGAGTACGTCGAGCGCGGCCTCGACAGCGTCGAGGACAGCCTCGACCGGCTGGCCGGCAAGGACGCGCTCGACGAGGAGCCGGCGGCGATCCGCGACCGGATCGCGGGCACGACCGACCTCGACGACCTCGCGGCCGCCGACGTCGTCGTCGAGGCCGTGATAGAGGACCTCGACGTGAAACGCGACGTGTTCGACGACCTGGACCGCGTCACCGACGACGACGCCGTCCTCGCGACGAACACCTCCACGCTGTCTATCACGAGCGTCGCCAGCGCGACGGACCGCGCGAGCGACGTGGTCGGCCTCCACTTCATGAACCCCGTCCCGATCATGGACGGCGTCGAGGTCGTGGTGGGCGAGCGCACCGACCCCGCCGTCGTCGACTTCGCGCACGCCTTCGCCGCGGACCTCGGCAAGGAGACGTGGGAGGCCGACGACAAGCCCGGCTTCGTCACCAACCGCATCCTGATGCCGTGGATAAACGAGGGGATCCGCGCGTACGACGAGGGCGTCGCGGAGAAGGCCGACGTCGACCGCGGGATGAAACTCGGCACGAACGTTCCGATGGGACCGCTCGAACTCGCCGACCACATCGGGCTCGACGTGGCGCTCGACGCCAGCGAGACGCTCCACGAGGAGCTGGGCGACCGCTACAAGCCGGCGTACCTCCTCAAGCGCAAGGTGGAGGCGGGCGACCTCGGGAAGAAGACCGGCCGCGGCTTCTACGAGTACGAGTGA
- a CDS encoding aldolase, producing MLPHAADDISRDGKSLILAYDHGLEHGPVDFEPNPATADPERVFELATHDAVTALAVQKGVAEAHYPDYEDDVNLLLKLNGTSNLWMGEPDSPVNCSAEYAAGLGADAIGFTLYGGSNHEVEMAEEFREAQETAREHGMGVVMWSYPRGQGVKNDTSPDTISYAARLGLELGADLVKVKYPGSAEAMGEAVRMAGPTEVVMSGGTMRDDVAFLRNVSDAIDAGARGLAVGRNVFQRDHPERILDALEAVVFEEADPDAALAAAESAD from the coding sequence ATGCTTCCTCACGCCGCCGACGACATCTCGCGCGACGGTAAGTCGCTCATCCTCGCGTACGACCACGGGCTCGAACACGGGCCGGTCGACTTCGAGCCGAACCCGGCCACCGCCGACCCCGAGCGGGTGTTCGAGCTCGCCACCCACGACGCGGTCACCGCGCTGGCGGTCCAGAAGGGGGTAGCCGAGGCGCACTACCCCGACTACGAGGACGACGTGAACCTGCTGTTGAAGCTGAACGGCACCTCGAACCTCTGGATGGGCGAGCCGGACAGCCCCGTCAACTGCTCGGCCGAGTACGCCGCCGGGCTGGGTGCCGACGCGATCGGATTCACCCTCTACGGCGGGTCGAACCACGAGGTCGAGATGGCCGAGGAGTTCCGCGAGGCACAGGAGACGGCCCGCGAACACGGCATGGGCGTCGTCATGTGGTCGTACCCGCGCGGACAGGGAGTCAAAAACGACACCAGTCCGGACACCATCTCCTACGCGGCCCGGCTCGGGCTCGAACTCGGGGCCGACCTCGTGAAGGTGAAGTACCCCGGCTCCGCCGAGGCGATGGGCGAGGCCGTCCGCATGGCCGGCCCCACCGAGGTGGTGATGTCCGGCGGGACGATGCGCGACGACGTCGCCTTCCTCCGGAACGTCTCCGACGCCATCGACGCCGGCGCCCGCGGGCTCGCGGTCGGTCGCAACGTCTTCCAGCGGGACCACCCCGAGCGCATCCTCGACGCGCTGGAGGCGGTCGTCTTCGAGGAGGCGGACCCCGACGCGGCGCTCGCGGCCGCCGAGAGCGCGGACTGA
- a CDS encoding class 1 fructose-bisphosphatase, whose product MPGPDSAPDARALPDGGAEGNPTVAAVFDAVAATAPEIRAALPGRRVESGTENASGERVMAGDLYADELLGEAITAVDGVGSFVSEEREAAVDAGGAVGSGPGDAYAVAIDPLDGSSNLRSNNAMGTVVGVYDAPLPASGRDLVAAGYVLYGPITTMVVADDGGVREEVVTRDGDGGVDRSVVEADLTLPDTPTVYGFGGRVPDWPTEFRAYARAVEDDLKLRYGGAMVGDVNQVLTYGGVFAYPALRSAPAGKLRLQFEANPIAYVVERAGGASSDGSGSILDVDAEAVHQRTPLYVGNEALIERLEAAVDAD is encoded by the coding sequence ATGCCCGGACCCGACTCCGCGCCGGACGCCCGCGCGCTCCCCGACGGCGGCGCCGAGGGCAACCCGACCGTCGCGGCCGTCTTCGACGCGGTCGCGGCGACGGCCCCCGAGATCCGCGCCGCGCTCCCCGGCCGCCGCGTCGAGAGCGGGACGGAGAACGCCTCCGGCGAGCGCGTCATGGCCGGCGACCTCTACGCCGACGAACTGCTCGGGGAGGCGATCACCGCGGTCGACGGCGTCGGCTCGTTCGTCAGCGAGGAGCGCGAGGCGGCCGTCGACGCGGGCGGCGCGGTCGGAAGCGGTCCGGGCGACGCCTACGCGGTCGCGATCGACCCCCTCGACGGCTCCTCGAACCTCCGGTCGAACAACGCGATGGGGACCGTCGTCGGGGTGTACGACGCCCCGCTGCCCGCGAGCGGCCGCGACCTCGTCGCCGCCGGGTACGTCCTCTACGGCCCGATAACGACCATGGTCGTCGCGGACGACGGCGGCGTCCGGGAAGAGGTCGTCACGCGGGACGGCGACGGCGGCGTCGACAGGTCCGTCGTGGAGGCAGACCTGACGCTCCCGGACACGCCGACCGTCTACGGGTTCGGCGGACGCGTCCCCGACTGGCCGACGGAGTTCCGCGCGTACGCCCGGGCGGTCGAAGACGACCTGAAGCTCCGCTACGGCGGCGCGATGGTCGGTGACGTGAACCAGGTGCTCACCTACGGCGGGGTGTTCGCGTACCCCGCGCTCCGGAGCGCGCCGGCCGGGAAGCTCCGCCTCCAGTTCGAGGCGAACCCGATCGCGTACGTCGTCGAGCGCGCGGGCGGCGCCTCCTCGGACGGGTCCGGGTCGATCCTCGACGTCGACGCCGAGGCGGTCCACCAGCGCACGCCGCTGTACGTCGGCAACGAGGCGCTGATCGAGCGGCTGGAAGCGGCCGTCGACGCGGACTGA
- a CDS encoding acyl-CoA carboxylase subunit beta: protein MRVHVGAAATPEEAEAIAKSLAEHLGVDVDVHVEGEEAPVASAEPPEPSYSLDDDLGPTERERDLRAEIDDILQGGPEKYRDRLSEQGKLFVRDRLDLWFGGEGGTRGAGDASAADGDPAGVKFEDGKFAAFDDWHPNAPGRGGDADEDGESDEAGGDRLPGDGLLTGAAEFEGRDVHFMANDFTVKAGSMASKGVEKFLRMQQRALKTGNPVLYLMDSSGGRIDQQTGFFANREGIGKYYYNHSMLSGAVPQICVLYGPCIAGAAYTPVFADFTVMVEGMSAMAIASPRMVEMVTGEEIAMDDLGGPRVHAEESGSADLVARDEEHARELVADLIGFLPDQAGEKPPRRETVPPKYSPDGIDELIPESPNRPYDVYDLLDRIADADSVFELKEGYGPEIVTAFCRIDGRPVGVVANQPTERSGAIFPDAAEKAAEFIWTCDAYDIPLLYLCDTPGFMAGSGVEKDAILEKGKKMIYATSSATVPKQTVVVRKAYGAGIYAMGGPAYDPESVIGLPSGEIGIMGPEAAINAVYARKLAEIDDPEERAAEEARLREEYREGIDVHRMASEVVIDEIVPPSDLRAELAARFDFYEDVQKDLPDKKHGTVL from the coding sequence ATGAGAGTCCACGTCGGCGCGGCGGCGACCCCCGAGGAGGCCGAGGCGATCGCGAAGTCGCTGGCGGAACACCTCGGCGTCGACGTCGACGTCCACGTCGAGGGCGAGGAGGCCCCGGTCGCGAGCGCCGAGCCGCCCGAGCCGAGCTACTCGCTCGACGACGACCTCGGCCCCACGGAACGCGAGCGCGACCTCCGGGCGGAGATCGACGACATCCTTCAGGGCGGCCCGGAGAAGTACCGCGACCGGCTCTCGGAGCAGGGGAAGCTGTTCGTCCGCGACCGCCTCGACCTCTGGTTCGGCGGCGAAGGCGGGACCCGCGGCGCCGGCGACGCGAGCGCGGCCGACGGCGACCCCGCGGGCGTGAAGTTCGAGGACGGGAAGTTCGCCGCGTTCGACGACTGGCACCCGAACGCGCCCGGACGCGGCGGCGACGCGGACGAGGACGGAGAGAGCGACGAGGCAGGCGGCGACCGCCTCCCGGGCGACGGCCTGCTCACGGGCGCCGCCGAGTTCGAAGGGCGCGACGTCCACTTCATGGCCAACGACTTCACCGTGAAGGCGGGGTCGATGGCGTCGAAGGGCGTCGAGAAGTTCCTCCGGATGCAACAGCGGGCGCTGAAGACGGGGAACCCCGTCCTCTACCTGATGGACTCCTCCGGCGGCCGGATCGACCAGCAGACCGGCTTCTTCGCCAACCGTGAGGGGATCGGGAAGTACTACTACAACCACTCGATGCTGTCCGGCGCGGTGCCGCAGATCTGCGTGCTGTACGGGCCGTGCATCGCCGGCGCCGCCTACACGCCCGTCTTCGCGGACTTCACCGTGATGGTCGAGGGGATGTCCGCGATGGCGATCGCCTCCCCGCGGATGGTGGAGATGGTCACCGGCGAGGAGATAGCGATGGACGACCTCGGCGGGCCGCGGGTCCACGCCGAGGAGTCCGGCTCCGCCGACCTCGTCGCGCGCGACGAGGAGCACGCCCGCGAACTCGTCGCGGACCTGATCGGCTTCCTCCCGGACCAGGCCGGCGAGAAGCCGCCGAGACGCGAGACGGTGCCGCCGAAGTACTCGCCCGACGGGATCGACGAGCTGATCCCGGAGTCCCCGAACCGCCCGTACGACGTTTACGACCTGCTCGACCGGATCGCGGACGCCGACTCCGTGTTCGAGCTGAAGGAGGGGTACGGCCCGGAGATCGTCACGGCGTTCTGCCGTATCGACGGCCGGCCGGTCGGCGTCGTCGCCAACCAGCCGACGGAGCGGTCGGGCGCCATCTTCCCGGACGCGGCGGAGAAGGCCGCGGAGTTCATCTGGACCTGTGACGCCTACGATATCCCCCTGTTGTACCTCTGTGACACGCCCGGCTTCATGGCCGGGTCGGGGGTCGAGAAGGACGCGATCCTAGAGAAGGGGAAGAAGATGATCTACGCCACCTCCTCCGCGACGGTCCCGAAACAGACCGTCGTCGTCCGGAAGGCGTACGGCGCGGGCATCTACGCGATGGGCGGGCCCGCTTACGACCCCGAGAGCGTGATCGGGTTACCCTCCGGCGAGATAGGGATCATGGGACCGGAAGCGGCGATCAACGCCGTCTACGCGCGGAAGCTGGCCGAGATCGACGACCCAGAGGAGCGCGCGGCCGAGGAGGCGCGGCTGCGCGAGGAGTACCGCGAGGGGATCGACGTCCACCGGATGGCCAGCGAGGTCGTCATCGACGAGATAGTTCCCCCCTCCGACCTCCGCGCCGAACTGGCCGCCCGGTTCGACTTCTACGAGGACGTTCAGAAGGATCTGCCGGACAAAAAGCACGGGACGGTCCTCTAA